In the Brassica napus cultivar Da-Ae chromosome A7, Da-Ae, whole genome shotgun sequence genome, one interval contains:
- the LOC106428707 gene encoding uncharacterized protein LOC106428707 translates to MTSNIAEQLNNALVEGRSSPIVELLMFIQEMMTRWFSARRKKSERHRGLMTVEVDKVMTKSMALMSGSKINSVSSWSSQVVGKYGGYDSVILDQKKCSCKYFDHMKIPCGHAMLAADNLGVPYDTLVGHWYKTEAWRETYADVISPIGDPRDEDIPEEVMNKVLMPPVTKRPAGRRKTKRFLSTGEIPGPNKKAVPNKCGRCRGTGHNRTNCTVPLK, encoded by the exons ATGACAAGTAACATAGCTGAGCAGCTGAACAATGCTTTGGTGGAAGGCAGATCATCCCCAATAGTTGAGTTGCTTATGTTTATACAAGAGATGATGACAAGGTGGTTTAGTGCTCGTAGGAAGAAGTCTGAGAGGCATAGGGGGTTGATGACTGTTGAGGTGGATAAGGTAATGACAAAGAGCATGGCACTGATGAGTGGAAGCAAAATCAATTCAGTTTCTAGTTGGAGCAGTCAGGTTGTAGGGAAGTATGGAGGTTATGACAGCGTAATTTTAGATCAGAAAAAATGTTCCTGCAAGTACTTTGACCACATGAAGATACCATGTGGTCATGCAATGCTCGCTGCTGACAACCTTGGGGTACCTTACGATACACTAGTTGGGCACTGGTACAAGACAGAGGCCTGGAGAGAAACATACGCCGATGTGATCAGTCCAATTGGCGATCCAAGGGATGAGGATATTCCTGAAGAGGTGATGAATAAGGTTTTGATGCCACCTGTGACGAAGAGACCGGCAGGAAGGCGGAAGACAAAACGCTTCCTATCAACAGGAGAAATCCCT GGACCAAATAAGAAGGCGGTACCGAACAAGTGTGGAAGATGCAGGGGGACAGGGCATAACAGGACGAACTGTACGGTTCCGCTGAAATGA